The proteins below come from a single Acetomicrobium sp. S15 = DSM 107314 genomic window:
- a CDS encoding aminotransferase class I/II-fold pyridoxal phosphate-dependent enzyme, with protein MTFKRMELEDWFDRYQFEFDYDIGESGIKFFSTGDLGLDFSNIELRYGHHKGAPELRELIASDFPGLKMSQVAVTNGASESIFAVMASLLGRQDHVVVEAPNYPSLYEIPSSLERDVSLYFLRYEEGFRLNLERLKEEIKPNTKLVCLTHPNNPTGSVITESELNEVIRFVESRNLYLLMDETYRDLAFDTPPPLAATISPRAISVSSMSKAFGVPGIRIGWVAGLESLIDSVRAVREQITICNSSVSEKIAFAILERKQSFLEKARKTVYTNYKIMDKWIRERSDVEWISPAGGVVGFPRLVEDKSSEDLCTLLIERYKTFVVPGYCFKMPRYFRLGFGGDREEIEKGLEMLDKALADIGTK; from the coding sequence GTGACATTCAAAAGAATGGAACTTGAGGACTGGTTTGATCGATACCAATTTGAATTTGACTATGACATCGGTGAAAGCGGCATAAAATTCTTTTCTACGGGCGATCTTGGTCTTGATTTTTCCAATATAGAATTGCGATATGGTCATCATAAAGGCGCTCCTGAACTGCGCGAGCTGATTGCCAGTGATTTTCCTGGGTTGAAAATGTCCCAGGTCGCGGTAACCAACGGTGCGAGCGAATCGATCTTCGCGGTTATGGCTTCTCTGTTGGGGCGCCAAGATCACGTGGTAGTCGAGGCTCCGAATTATCCCTCCCTTTACGAAATCCCAAGCTCCCTTGAGCGGGACGTGTCCTTATATTTCCTCAGGTATGAAGAGGGTTTCCGGCTCAATCTGGAAAGGTTAAAGGAAGAGATTAAACCCAACACGAAGTTGGTATGCCTGACACATCCGAATAACCCCACGGGATCTGTGATTACGGAGAGCGAGCTGAATGAAGTCATTCGATTTGTCGAATCGAGGAACTTATATCTGTTGATGGACGAAACGTATCGAGATCTGGCATTCGATACACCTCCACCGCTGGCTGCAACGATAAGCCCCCGAGCTATTAGCGTTTCCAGTATGTCTAAAGCTTTTGGCGTTCCCGGGATAAGAATAGGCTGGGTCGCAGGCCTGGAGTCGTTGATCGATTCAGTCCGTGCCGTTCGAGAACAAATCACGATCTGCAATTCATCCGTCAGCGAAAAGATTGCTTTTGCCATATTAGAGCGAAAGCAGTCTTTCTTGGAGAAAGCAAGAAAGACGGTCTATACGAATTACAAAATTATGGACAAATGGATACGAGAGAGAAGCGACGTTGAATGGATCTCCCCAGCCGGAGGTGTAGTAGGTTTCCCGCGCCTCGTCGAAGATAAAAGTTCTGAAGATTTGTGCACATTGCTGATAGAGCGGTATAAAACGTTTGTGGTGCCAGGGTATTGTTTTAAGATGCCACGTTATTTCCGTTTGGGTTTTGGTGGCGACAGGGAGGAAATCGAGAAAGGCCTCGAAATGCTGGATAAAGCCTTGGCGGATATCGGCACCAAATAA